The following proteins come from a genomic window of Salvia hispanica cultivar TCC Black 2014 chromosome 4, UniMelb_Shisp_WGS_1.0, whole genome shotgun sequence:
- the LOC125223862 gene encoding glucomannan 4-beta-mannosyltransferase 9-like has translation MERLSVHNDMAEQFQIIWGQIKAPLIVPLLNMAVFLCLAMSVMLFVERVYMAVVITLVKIFGRKADKRYKWESMKDDLELGNSSYPMVLVQIPMYNEREVYQLSIGAACGLSWPSDRIIVQVLDDSTDPTIKTMVEMECQRWASKGINIKYEIRDNRNGYKAGALKEGLKHSYVKQCDYVAIFDADFQPEPDFLWRTIPFLVHNPELALVQARWKFVNANECLMTRMQEMSLDYHFTVEQEVGSSTYSFFGFNGTAGVWRIAAIEEAGGWKDRTTVEDMDLAVRASLKGWKFLYLGSLEVKNELPSTFKAYRYQQHRWSCGPANLFRKMLSEIIRNKKVSLWKKVHVIYSFFFIRKIVAHIVTFVFYCVVLPATVLVPEVQIPKWGAVYIPSIITLLNAVGTPRSLHLLVFWILFENVMSLHRAKATLIGLLEAGRVNEWIVTEKLGDALKFKSALKAFKKPRFRIGDRIHLLELAIGCYLFFCGCYDVAFGKNHFFIYLFIQATAFFIMGFGYIGTFVPS, from the exons ATGGAACGCCTCTCCGTCCACAACGACATGGCGGAGCAATTCCAGATCATTTGGGGGCAGATCAAGGCGCCGCTAATCGTGCCGCTGCTCAACATGGCGGTGTTCCTCTGCTTGGCAATGTCAGTCATGCTGTTCGTCGAGAGGGTTTACATGGCCGTCGTCATCACTCTCGTCAAAATCTTCGGCCGCAAAGCCGATAAGAGATACAAATGGGAGTCAATGAAGGACGATTTGGAGCTCGGCAACTCCTCCTACCCGATGGTCCTCGTCCAAATCCCTATGTACAACGAAAGAGAG GTTTATCAGCTCTCCATCGGAGCTGCATGCGGCCTATCCTGGCCGTCGGATCGAATCATAGTCCAAGTTCTCGACGATTCAACCGACCCCACCATCAAG ACTATGGTGGAAATGGAGTGCCAGAGATGGGCGAGCAAAGGGATAAACATCAAATACGAAATCCGCGACAACAGAAACGGTTACAAGGCAGGGGCTCTTAAAGAAGGCCTCAAACATTCCTACGTTAAACAGTGCGATTACGTGGCAATATTCGACGCTGATTTCCAACCGGAACCCGATTTCCTGTGGCGAACCATCCCTTTCCTCGTCCACAACCCCGAACTCGCCCTCGTCCAAGCTCGCTGGAAATTCG TTAATGCCAACGAATGCTTGATGACGAGAATGCAAGAAATGTCGCTCGACTACCATTTCACAGTGGAACAAGAAGTAGGCTCATCCACCTATTCTTTCTTTGGATTCAATG GGACTGCTGGTGTGTGGAGGATTGCTGCAATCGAGGAGGCGGGGGGATGGAAAGATCGTACAACGGTTGAGGATATGGACTTGGCCGTTCGTGCTAGTCTTAAAGGATGGAAATTCTTGTATCTTGGCTCTCTAGAG GTGAAAAACGAGTTGCCTAGCACGTTCAAGGCGTATAGATACCAACAACATCGTTGGTCGTGTGGCCCCGCAAATTTGTTCAGGAAGATGTTGTCTGAGATCATAAGAAACAAG AAAGTGTCATTGTGGAAGAAGGTTCATGTCATATACAGTTTCTTCTTCATAAGGAAGATAGTAGCCCATATAGTAACGTTCGTGTTCTACTGTGTCGTGCTACCTGCTACCGTGTTGGTACCCGAAGTTCAGATTCCGAAATGGGGTGCAGTTTACATTCCTTCCATCATCACCCTCCTCAACGCAGTTGGAACTCCGAG GTCACTCCATTTGCTTGTTTTCTGGATCCTCTTCGAGAACGTGATGTCACTGCACCGCGCCAAGGCCACCTTGATCGGGTTGCTTGAGGCGGGGAGAGTGAATGAGTGGATTGTCACTGAAAAACTTGGCGATGCACTTAAGTTCAAATCTGCACTCAAAGCTTTCAAGAAACCTCGGTTTAGGATTGGAGATAG AATCCATTTGTTAGAGCTTGCTATTGGTTGCTACCTCTTCTTTTGCGGCTGCTATGACGTTGCATTTGGGAAAAACCACTTCTTCATATACCTCTTTATCCAGGCAACAGCCTTCTTCATCATGGGATTTGGCTATATTGGCACCTTCGTCCCTTCTTGA